One Spinacia oleracea cultivar Varoflay chromosome 4, BTI_SOV_V1, whole genome shotgun sequence DNA segment encodes these proteins:
- the LOC110791083 gene encoding uncharacterized protein — protein MEKSPQASERHHSTLHSSNIPPLIPKSYNPKTKHNNLSFNYSPKHSIIILLICLTIFLLFQIPSLEYPPEIKSSIVKKDDESTTTAEEKLRHAVTFLPLKDLRYSSTALQGHTWFMSSMYDTHDEGDVQYQKFPSNESKGRVLCIKGHDTHDGSWNYYALAWPNALPHNATLMKGVTFVSYNHYNYDNIWHGLSAVFPFVAWHMKNGCKLPSRWVLYHWGELRAKMSLWLSLVLQATFDAPVNIELFEGIEDENPVCFEEAVVMRHNEGGMSRQRRMETYDLIRCKARMFCNVSVDRKADEIGMTLLMRTGARSFKNDAAVIDIFKTECDNFKNCDLFVAYSNNLTFCEQVELMSATDILVSPHGAQLTNMFLMDRNSSIMEFFPKGWLKLAGVGQYVYQWIASWSGMKHQGAYRDPNGEPCPYPEDDRRCMSIFKGGKIGHNDTYFREWARNVLNEVQTSKIEVATTNKGPTTSGCACTL, from the exons ATGGAAAAATCTCCACAAGCTAGTGAAAGACACCATAGTACACTACATTCCTCTAATATTCCTCCCTTAATACCAAAATCATACAACCCTAAAACCAAGCACAACAATTTATCTTTCAACTACTCACCAAAACACTCCATCATCATCTTACTCATTTGTTTAACCATCTTTCTTCTCTTCCAAATCCCATCCCTTGAATATCCACCGGAAATTAAGTCATCCATCGTGAAAAAGGACGACGAATCAACAACAACGGCTGAGGAGAAGCTTCGACATGCGGTCACATTCCTCCCATTGAAGGACCTAAGGTACTCGAGCACGGCCCTACAAGGTCACACATGGTTCATGAGCTCCATGTATGACACACATGACGAAGGGGATGTACAATACCAAAAGTTCCCTTCAAATGAGTCTAAGGGTAGGGTCCTATGCATTAAGGGACATGATACACATGATGGGTCATGGAATTATTATGCACTTGCATGGCCTAATGCGTTACCCCATAACGCTACCCTCATGAAAGGCGTTACATTTGTGTCGTATAATCATTATAATTATGATAATATATGGCATGGTTTGTCCGCTGTTTTTCCGTTTGTCGCATGGCATATGAAGAATGGGTGCAAGTTACCGTCTAGGTGGGTGTTGTACCATTGGGGTGAGCTCAGGGCTAAAATGAGTCTTTGGCTAAGTTTAGTGTTGCAAGCCACTTTTGATGCTCCTGTCAATATTGAACT GTTCGAAGGGATCGAAGATGAGAACCCAGTATGTTTCGAAGAGGCAGTGGTTATGAGGCATAACGAGGGAGGAATGTCAAGGCAAAGAAGGATGGAAACATATGATCTAATAAGGTGTAAAGCTAGAATGTTTTGTAACGTAAGTGTCGATCGTAAGGCAGATGAAATCGGAATGACTCTGTTGATGAGGACTGGGGCTAGATCTTTCAAAAATGATGCAGCTGTTATTGACATTTTTAAAACTGAATGTGATAACTTTAAAAACTGCGACTTATTCGTAGCTTATTCTAATAATCTCACCTTTTGCGAACAG GTTGAATTGATGAGCGCAACAGATATTTTGGTATCACCTCATGGCGCCCAATTAACCAACATGTTCCTAATGGACAGGAATAGTAGTATTATGGAGTTTTTTCCAAAGGGTTGGCTAAAGTTAGCTGGAGTTGGCCAATATGTCTACCAATGGATTGCAAGTTGGTCTGGTATGAAACATCAAGGTGCTTATCGTGACCCTAATGGTGAACCATGTCCCTATCCCGAGGACGACCGCCGGTGTATGTCCATCTTTAAAGGTGGTAAAATTGGACATAATGATACTTATTTTAGAGAATGGGCTAGAAATGTGTTGAATGAGGTGCAAACTAGCAAGATTGAAGTAGCCACCACTAATAAGGGTCCTACTACATCGGGTTGTGCTTGTACTTTGTGA